A genomic region of Terriglobia bacterium contains the following coding sequences:
- a CDS encoding DUF3857 domain-containing protein, translating into MFRKLAVCTLALFLPISFYAQEKSLPNAPQKQAPPQAESKPERIADYSKEAYVFEKLETVYHFENDGRGYRRQTGRIRIQSEAAVSALGQLVFAYNSATEAMKINYVRVFKKDGKVVNVGESAVQDMTSPVAREAPVYSDLHEKHITVPSLQPGEVMEYAIETDYLEPLAPGQFWMDYTFQKDVITLNETLVLDIPAGRNVKLKMGPAYPPKITDANGRRIYTWTSQYLEREDPKKKKDEKPKKPSATADVAATTFENWDQLAAWYAGLERDRRIPTPEITAKALELTKDAKTDREKAQAIYDYVAKNFRYVSLSFGVGRFQPHAASQVFANQYGDCKDKHTLLAAMLAAVHIDSDTVLIHSRRRLDRDVPSPSQFDHVITAVHLGNERVIVDTTSEVAPFGALWAPIRHKDAVLITPAGKAEIIQTPAEWPMPTLQKIEITGKITDLGRLERTVKYTTRGDLELAFRTLLRKVPQPNWPELIQRIAFLDGMIGDVKDIKTSDISDTSKPFELSFTLTTPSFVDFTAKKSKFRVPLPAIRLPDLDSDDTDPAELGGRGLIDLTMKITVPDHYKLTMPVPVTMKRPYAEYESSYQLDKDVFTATRQMRFLAAEVKPSDAASLDAFRNVVTRDAAQEVGVEVDQVSASDATKGVDEDELDQAAVTAFDSQKYKLAAELWEKVVAQDPKHKTAWNNLGRAYMQLHDYDKAEAAVKKQIALNPYDEYSYNNLGLIYERMERYDDAAAQYRKQIEVNPLDQYAHRNLGLMLARRHKYAEAIPELEQALNIAGDDPFTQQQLGDAYLKTGKTDKALAMFDKVVKASPTPIMWNNVAYALAEEKQSLDLALKYAQSAVAMTVATLNNLPMDQVIEQGPGLTNSLASYWDTLGWVYFQQGKLDAAEKYVRASWDISQAGEVGDHLAQIYEKRGMKDKAIEMYAEAMAAPGTVPETRGRLAALVGDKKVDALVNSKRSKLGEERSVPLGKGTQDGFAEFNIVLRGPTAENVTFAKGSAAMKDFADKLKTVKYPAIAPEDRIYRRGIVSCSKATTRCDLVLIPAGSAFDGAVDVPKDIQGLFDRVNEAK; encoded by the coding sequence ATGTTCCGGAAACTTGCCGTCTGCACGCTAGCCCTATTCCTCCCGATTTCTTTCTACGCCCAGGAAAAGTCCCTGCCGAATGCGCCGCAGAAGCAGGCGCCACCCCAGGCAGAGTCGAAGCCGGAGAGGATTGCCGATTATTCGAAAGAGGCCTACGTCTTCGAGAAATTGGAGACGGTGTACCACTTCGAGAACGATGGCCGGGGATATCGACGTCAGACGGGGCGGATTCGGATTCAGAGCGAGGCGGCGGTTTCCGCTCTCGGCCAGCTGGTGTTCGCCTACAACTCGGCTACCGAAGCGATGAAGATCAATTACGTCCGCGTGTTCAAGAAAGACGGCAAGGTGGTGAATGTCGGCGAGAGCGCGGTTCAGGACATGACGAGTCCGGTCGCTCGCGAGGCGCCGGTCTACAGCGATCTGCACGAGAAGCACATCACGGTTCCGTCGCTGCAACCAGGCGAGGTCATGGAATACGCAATCGAAACCGATTACCTGGAACCGCTTGCTCCCGGCCAGTTCTGGATGGACTATACCTTCCAGAAAGACGTCATCACGCTGAACGAAACTCTGGTACTGGATATCCCAGCCGGACGCAACGTGAAACTCAAGATGGGTCCGGCGTATCCACCGAAGATCACGGATGCGAATGGGCGGCGCATTTACACGTGGACCAGCCAATACCTGGAGCGCGAAGACCCGAAGAAGAAAAAAGACGAAAAGCCGAAGAAGCCCTCGGCGACGGCTGACGTTGCGGCGACCACGTTCGAGAACTGGGACCAGTTGGCGGCGTGGTACGCCGGACTGGAGCGGGATCGGCGTATCCCGACCCCCGAGATAACCGCCAAGGCGCTGGAACTCACAAAGGACGCGAAGACGGATCGCGAGAAGGCGCAGGCGATCTATGACTACGTTGCGAAGAACTTCCGGTATGTGAGCCTGTCCTTCGGGGTGGGACGATTCCAGCCGCATGCGGCCTCGCAGGTGTTTGCCAACCAGTACGGCGATTGCAAAGACAAGCACACGTTGCTCGCGGCGATGCTCGCGGCGGTGCATATCGACTCCGATACGGTGCTGATTCACTCGCGGCGAAGGCTGGATCGCGATGTACCGTCACCTTCGCAATTCGATCACGTGATTACGGCGGTGCATCTGGGGAACGAGCGGGTGATCGTGGATACCACGTCGGAGGTTGCGCCGTTTGGAGCATTGTGGGCGCCAATCCGCCACAAGGACGCGGTGCTGATTACGCCTGCAGGAAAGGCGGAAATCATACAGACGCCCGCGGAGTGGCCGATGCCGACGTTGCAGAAAATTGAAATAACCGGCAAGATCACCGACCTCGGACGCCTGGAGCGTACGGTTAAGTACACAACGCGCGGTGACCTTGAACTGGCATTTCGTACCCTGCTGCGCAAGGTTCCCCAACCGAACTGGCCGGAACTGATCCAGCGGATCGCCTTTCTTGATGGCATGATCGGCGATGTCAAAGACATAAAAACCAGTGACATTTCCGATACGAGCAAGCCCTTCGAATTGTCGTTCACGCTCACAACTCCAAGTTTCGTGGACTTCACGGCAAAGAAATCGAAGTTCAGGGTGCCGCTCCCGGCGATTCGCCTGCCGGATCTCGATTCTGACGATACCGACCCCGCAGAACTCGGCGGAAGAGGCCTGATCGATCTCACGATGAAGATTACGGTGCCGGACCATTACAAGTTGACGATGCCGGTGCCGGTGACGATGAAGCGGCCATACGCTGAGTATGAATCTTCGTATCAACTCGACAAGGATGTGTTTACCGCAACGCGGCAGATGAGGTTCCTCGCTGCGGAGGTCAAGCCGTCGGACGCGGCGAGCTTGGATGCCTTCAGGAACGTCGTAACACGGGACGCGGCGCAGGAAGTTGGAGTTGAAGTCGACCAGGTTTCGGCGAGCGATGCGACCAAGGGTGTCGATGAAGATGAACTGGATCAGGCCGCGGTCACGGCATTCGATTCGCAAAAGTACAAACTGGCGGCCGAACTGTGGGAGAAGGTTGTCGCGCAGGACCCGAAACACAAAACCGCGTGGAACAATCTTGGGCGCGCCTACATGCAATTGCACGACTACGACAAGGCTGAAGCTGCGGTCAAAAAACAAATCGCGCTCAATCCTTACGACGAGTACTCGTACAACAACCTGGGCTTGATTTACGAGCGGATGGAGCGGTACGACGACGCGGCGGCGCAATACCGCAAGCAGATCGAGGTCAATCCGTTGGATCAGTACGCCCACCGCAACCTGGGGTTGATGCTGGCGCGGCGGCATAAGTACGCAGAGGCGATCCCCGAACTAGAACAGGCACTGAACATTGCCGGAGACGACCCTTTCACTCAGCAGCAGCTTGGCGATGCATACCTGAAGACGGGGAAGACCGACAAGGCGCTGGCGATGTTCGACAAGGTGGTCAAGGCTTCTCCGACGCCCATCATGTGGAACAACGTTGCTTACGCACTGGCGGAGGAGAAACAGTCACTTGATCTGGCGTTGAAGTACGCCCAGTCGGCGGTTGCGATGACGGTGGCGACTCTGAATAACCTGCCGATGGATCAGGTGATCGAACAGGGGCCGGGATTGACGAACTCGCTCGCGTCGTACTGGGACACGCTGGGGTGGGTGTACTTCCAGCAGGGAAAGCTCGACGCCGCGGAAAAATATGTTCGCGCTTCGTGGGATATTTCGCAGGCGGGAGAAGTCGGCGACCACCTGGCTCAGATTTACGAAAAGCGCGGGATGAAGGATAAGGCAATCGAGATGTACGCCGAGGCGATGGCGGCTCCTGGAACGGTGCCGGAGACACGCGGCAGGCTGGCGGCGCTGGTGGGCGATAAAAAGGTCGATGCCCTGGTGAATTCGAAGCGGAGCAAACTGGGCGAGGAGCGCAGCGTTCCGCTGGGGAAAGGAACGCAGGATGGTTTCGCCGAGTTCAACATCGTGCTGCGCGGGCCGACGGCTGAGAATGTAACGTTCGCGAAAGGAAGCGCGGCGATGAAGGATTTCGCTGACAAGTTGAAGACTGTTAAGTATCCGGCGATTGCGCCCGAAGACAGAATTTACAGGCGGGGAATCGTCAGCTGTTCGAAGGCGACGACGCGATGCGACCTGGTACTGATCCCTGCGGGATCCGCGTTC
- a CDS encoding bifunctional acetate--CoA ligase family protein/GNAT family N-acetyltransferase produces MTTAEKPAVNKVGKTSGKARSHDILRTEGHPLDPIFVPKSVALVGASERAGSVGRNVLWNLVSSPFGGTLYPVNPKRPNVLGIRSYPSLKDLPEIPDLVVVTTPAETVPALMQEAVELGIPGGIVISAGFKEIGPRGKQLEDEIMQTIRGKMRIIGPNCLGVMNPLKGLNATFAATIARPGNVAFISQSGALCTAILDWSLKENVGFSSFVSIGSMLDINWGDLIDYFGNDPRTQSIVIYMESIGDARAFLSAAREVSLSKPIIVIKAGRTAAAAKAAASHTGSLTGSDDVLDAAFRRVGVLRVNSIADIFYMSEVLAKQPRPKGNRLGIVTNAGGPGVLATDALIQGGGELADPSKETMDALNQILPAAWSHNNPLDILGDAEPERYSKSLEICAKDPNIDGLLVVMTPQGMTNPTQIAEHLKPYAKGLGKPVLASWMGGNTVAAGEDILNQCGIPSFAFPDTAVRAFNYMWKYAYNLKGIYETPVLGAITQPKREEARAIIDKVKASGRTILTEYESKKLLETYGIPTTTTEIAGTEAEAVKAAEKIGFPVVLKLYSLTISHKTDVGGVILNLRDADAVRKGFNQIKVSVAEKAGAEHFQGVTVQPMAKLDGYELILGASIDPQFGPVLLFGTGGQLVEVFKDKALALPPLNTTLARRMMEQTKIYRALKGVRGRKPVDLPGLEELLMRFSELVVENPWIKELDINPLLASPERLLALDARVVLHDPATKEEDLPRSAVRPYPEKYVAEWTMKNGERVVIRPIRPEDEPRMIDFHKKLSERTVYLRYFQPLKLSQRTAHERLTRICFIDYDREMALVVERKDAEGNPEIVAVGRLSKQHGCNEAELAALVMDEFQGKGLGTELYRRLLDVAKDERIEKVVSTMLGENREMRRVCEKLGFAISEEMEENMVKGEKTM; encoded by the coding sequence ATGACGACTGCTGAAAAACCGGCGGTAAACAAAGTTGGAAAAACAAGCGGGAAGGCCCGTTCGCACGACATCTTGCGGACCGAAGGGCATCCACTGGACCCCATATTTGTACCGAAGAGCGTGGCACTGGTTGGAGCTTCCGAGCGTGCCGGGAGCGTTGGCCGTAACGTCCTCTGGAATCTCGTGAGTAGTCCGTTCGGAGGAACCCTGTACCCGGTGAATCCGAAGCGCCCGAATGTGCTGGGGATAAGGTCATACCCGAGCCTGAAGGATTTGCCGGAGATTCCGGACCTGGTGGTGGTGACAACGCCCGCGGAAACAGTTCCGGCGCTGATGCAAGAGGCGGTTGAACTCGGCATTCCGGGCGGGATCGTGATTTCCGCCGGATTCAAGGAGATCGGCCCGCGCGGCAAGCAATTGGAAGACGAGATCATGCAGACAATTCGGGGCAAGATGCGCATTATCGGCCCGAACTGTCTGGGAGTAATGAACCCGCTGAAGGGACTGAATGCCACGTTTGCAGCGACGATCGCGCGGCCCGGGAATGTCGCTTTCATCAGCCAGAGCGGTGCGCTCTGCACGGCGATTCTCGACTGGAGTTTGAAGGAGAACGTCGGTTTCAGCTCTTTCGTGTCGATTGGCTCGATGCTCGACATCAACTGGGGCGACCTGATCGATTACTTCGGCAACGATCCACGGACGCAGTCGATCGTCATCTACATGGAGTCGATCGGGGATGCGCGGGCGTTCCTCTCAGCGGCGCGCGAGGTGTCGCTGTCGAAGCCGATCATCGTGATCAAGGCGGGGCGCACGGCGGCGGCGGCGAAAGCAGCTGCTTCTCACACGGGCTCGTTGACCGGTTCGGATGACGTGCTGGACGCGGCTTTTCGGAGAGTCGGAGTGCTGCGCGTGAATTCGATCGCCGACATCTTCTATATGAGTGAAGTGCTGGCGAAACAGCCGCGACCAAAAGGGAACCGGTTGGGAATCGTGACCAACGCGGGCGGCCCGGGAGTGCTCGCGACGGATGCTCTCATCCAGGGTGGCGGCGAACTGGCGGATCCCTCAAAAGAGACAATGGACGCACTGAACCAGATTCTGCCGGCCGCATGGAGCCACAACAACCCCCTCGACATTCTCGGCGATGCGGAGCCGGAACGTTATTCCAAGTCGCTGGAGATTTGCGCGAAAGACCCGAACATCGATGGCCTGCTGGTGGTAATGACTCCCCAGGGAATGACGAATCCGACACAGATTGCCGAGCACCTGAAGCCCTATGCCAAAGGGTTGGGCAAGCCGGTGCTGGCTAGTTGGATGGGCGGGAACACCGTCGCGGCTGGCGAGGACATCCTGAACCAGTGCGGAATTCCGAGCTTTGCGTTCCCCGACACGGCGGTGCGGGCGTTCAACTACATGTGGAAGTACGCCTACAACCTCAAGGGAATCTATGAAACCCCGGTACTGGGCGCGATCACGCAGCCCAAGCGCGAGGAAGCCAGGGCGATCATCGACAAGGTAAAAGCCTCCGGGCGCACGATCCTGACGGAGTACGAGTCGAAGAAGCTGCTGGAGACTTATGGCATTCCGACGACGACGACGGAAATCGCGGGGACGGAAGCCGAAGCGGTGAAGGCGGCGGAAAAAATTGGCTTCCCGGTAGTGCTGAAGCTTTACTCGCTGACAATTTCGCACAAGACGGACGTCGGCGGGGTGATTCTGAACCTCAGAGATGCCGACGCCGTGCGCAAGGGGTTCAACCAGATAAAGGTTTCGGTGGCGGAGAAGGCCGGAGCGGAACACTTCCAGGGCGTGACCGTGCAGCCGATGGCGAAGCTGGATGGATATGAGCTGATACTGGGGGCGAGCATCGATCCGCAATTTGGACCGGTACTGCTGTTTGGTACAGGTGGGCAGCTGGTGGAAGTGTTCAAGGACAAAGCGCTGGCGCTGCCACCGCTGAACACAACCCTGGCGCGCCGCATGATGGAGCAGACGAAGATCTATCGGGCGCTGAAAGGTGTTCGCGGACGTAAGCCAGTCGATCTGCCGGGGCTCGAAGAACTGCTGATGCGCTTCAGCGAACTGGTCGTCGAGAACCCCTGGATCAAGGAACTGGACATCAATCCGCTGCTGGCCTCGCCGGAGCGCTTGCTGGCCCTCGATGCGCGCGTAGTGCTGCATGACCCGGCGACGAAAGAGGAGGATCTGCCGAGAAGTGCAGTGCGGCCGTATCCGGAGAAATACGTTGCCGAGTGGACGATGAAGAATGGCGAGCGGGTGGTGATTCGGCCGATTCGCCCAGAAGATGAGCCGCGGATGATCGATTTCCACAAGAAGCTCTCGGAGCGCACGGTCTACTTGCGGTACTTCCAGCCGCTGAAGCTGAGCCAGCGCACGGCGCACGAACGGCTGACACGGATTTGCTTCATCGACTACGACCGCGAGATGGCCCTGGTAGTGGAGCGGAAAGATGCGGAAGGCAATCCTGAAATCGTTGCGGTTGGCCGTTTGAGCAAGCAGCACGGCTGCAACGAGGCAGAACTGGCGGCGCTGGTGATGGACGAGTTCCAGGGCAAGGGCCTGGGAACGGAACTCTACCGGCGGTTGCTGGACGTCGCAAAGGATGAGCGCATCGAAAAGGTCGTCAGCACCATGCTGGGTGAGAACCGCGAGATGCGGCGCGTCTGCGAGAAGCTCGGCTTCGCGATCAGCGAGGAAATGGAAGAGAACATGGTGAAGGGCGAAAAGACGATGTAG
- a CDS encoding metallophosphoesterase: MKRVPQFLLLCAVLMACSLTSLAQTPAVALKIDVHAPFKFIAYGDIRFMNPAYTKDSDPVRRKLLVDKIASEKPAFLLVTGDLVANGSDGRQWQVFDKETAPLRNAGVPIYPVLGNHDLVGNQSVGLRNYFQRFPDLQNSRYYSLRAGNVLILALDSSLDHPGGEEMQWFDRQINALPDGVQFVIVQLHHPPLTRSHDMAFGGGHSPRKPEQEMADFIESRAAQSKAKFVVIAGHVHNYERYERNGVMYVVTGGGGATPYMIHRQPNDYYKDPGPSYHYCRFEVSRGKLTMHMIKLEWDGKNANWQERDSFEIDAK, encoded by the coding sequence TTGAAACGAGTTCCCCAGTTCCTTCTGCTCTGCGCAGTGCTCATGGCCTGTTCCCTGACATCTTTGGCGCAGACTCCTGCCGTCGCGCTGAAGATCGACGTCCACGCCCCATTTAAGTTTATTGCCTACGGCGACATCCGCTTTATGAATCCTGCCTACACGAAGGACAGCGATCCGGTTCGTCGCAAGCTGCTGGTCGACAAAATCGCTTCCGAGAAGCCCGCGTTCCTCCTGGTTACCGGCGACCTAGTTGCCAACGGCTCCGATGGACGGCAGTGGCAGGTCTTCGACAAGGAAACTGCTCCGCTGCGCAATGCGGGCGTCCCCATCTATCCCGTGCTCGGTAATCACGACCTCGTCGGAAACCAGTCCGTCGGGCTGCGCAACTACTTCCAGCGCTTTCCCGATCTCCAGAACAGCCGCTACTACTCTCTTCGTGCCGGCAACGTTCTCATTCTCGCTCTCGACAGCTCGCTCGACCACCCGGGGGGCGAAGAAATGCAGTGGTTCGATCGCCAGATCAATGCCCTGCCGGACGGCGTTCAGTTCGTGATCGTCCAGTTACATCACCCGCCCCTGACCCGCTCGCACGATATGGCCTTCGGCGGCGGACACTCACCGCGAAAGCCGGAGCAGGAGATGGCGGACTTCATAGAATCGCGTGCTGCACAGTCGAAGGCGAAATTCGTCGTCATCGCAGGACACGTTCACAATTACGAACGCTACGAACGCAATGGCGTCATGTACGTGGTGACGGGCGGGGGCGGCGCAACTCCGTACATGATTCATCGCCAGCCGAACGACTACTACAAAGATCCCGGCCCGAGTTACCATTACTGCCGCTTCGAAGTAAGCCGCGGCAAGCTGACCATGCATATGATCAAGCTGGAGTGGGATGGCAAGAACGCCAACTGGCAGGAACGCGACTCCTTCGAAATAGATGCCAAGTAA
- a CDS encoding SRPBCC family protein, whose amino-acid sequence MKHGKGYDLHSRFDEGVFAVPSRTETIRPWASIGGGAAMAAFGVSRKSWLGTALAAAGGFLVYQGFRDSHKAAHPIHVERSFTINRPTNEVFSYWRNFENLPKFMRHLRSVETTGDRTSRWQVRAPLGWPIGWDAEITDERENDYILWRSLPGGTVEHRGSIEFRNAPFEGATEIAVSLDYRPPAGKLGSVFSRLFGENPEQQVREDLRGFKQLMEAGEIPTTEGQPSGRRSAFVRMMQAATADRSTVEERTAV is encoded by the coding sequence ATGAAACATGGAAAAGGCTATGACCTGCATTCCCGTTTTGACGAGGGTGTTTTTGCAGTACCATCCCGGACAGAAACCATTCGTCCCTGGGCCAGCATAGGTGGCGGAGCCGCCATGGCGGCCTTCGGCGTCTCCCGCAAATCCTGGCTTGGAACAGCCCTCGCCGCGGCCGGGGGATTCCTCGTATACCAGGGTTTCCGCGATTCGCACAAAGCAGCACACCCGATTCACGTCGAGCGGAGTTTCACTATCAACCGGCCCACTAACGAAGTTTTCAGCTACTGGCGAAATTTCGAGAACCTGCCGAAATTCATGCGCCATCTCCGCTCGGTCGAAACCACGGGCGATCGCACCTCCCGTTGGCAAGTCCGCGCGCCTCTTGGCTGGCCTATCGGCTGGGACGCGGAGATCACGGACGAGCGCGAGAACGATTACATTCTCTGGCGTTCGCTGCCCGGCGGCACCGTCGAGCATCGCGGCTCCATCGAATTCCGCAATGCTCCTTTCGAGGGCGCAACCGAGATCGCCGTCTCGCTCGACTATCGTCCGCCCGCCGGCAAACTTGGCTCCGTCTTCTCCCGTCTCTTCGGCGAGAACCCGGAGCAGCAGGTGCGCGAAGACCTGCGCGGCTTCAAGCAATTGATGGAGGCCGGCGAGATTCCCACAACCGAAGGTCAGCCCTCGGGGCGCCGCTCGGCGTTCGTCCGCATGATGCAGGCCGCCACCGCCGACCGAAGCACCGTCGAAGAACGTACTGCCGTCTAG
- a CDS encoding zinc-dependent alcohol dehydrogenase: protein MKAVCWFGKKDIRVESVPDPQILNPRDAILRITRTAICGSDLHLYDGYIPTMEQGDILGHEFMGEVVEVGSAVNKLKVGDKVVVPFTICCGQCYFCKNNLWSACDNTNPNAWMLEKMYGHNGAALFGYSHLYGGYAGGQAQYVRVPMADVGPIKVPNDIPDDKVLFLSDIFPTGYQGAENCDIKPGQVIAIWGCGPVGQFAIRSAYMLGAGHVIAIDRFPERLQLAAKANAEVLNYEEVPDLIDALKTLTGGRGPDACIDAVGMEAHGHSMDAYMDEAKQKVKLTFDRPVALRQMMQVCRKGGIISIPGVYGGFLDKVPMGAAFAKGLTFRMGQTHMIKYLQPLLDRIQNGDIDPSEIISHRVAIDRAADMYEIFCNKEDHCTKVVLDPWATAAAA from the coding sequence ATGAAAGCAGTTTGCTGGTTTGGTAAAAAAGACATCCGGGTCGAGTCCGTTCCCGATCCGCAAATCCTCAACCCGCGTGATGCCATCCTGCGCATTACACGCACCGCTATCTGCGGCTCCGACCTGCACCTTTACGACGGCTACATTCCGACCATGGAGCAGGGCGACATTCTCGGCCACGAATTCATGGGCGAGGTCGTCGAGGTTGGCAGCGCAGTCAACAAATTAAAGGTCGGGGACAAGGTGGTCGTTCCGTTCACCATCTGCTGCGGCCAATGCTACTTCTGCAAAAATAACCTCTGGTCCGCCTGTGACAACACAAATCCCAACGCCTGGATGCTCGAGAAGATGTACGGCCATAACGGCGCCGCGCTCTTCGGCTACTCGCATCTTTACGGCGGATACGCGGGCGGCCAGGCACAGTACGTCCGGGTACCCATGGCCGATGTCGGGCCCATCAAGGTCCCGAACGATATCCCCGATGACAAAGTTCTCTTTCTCTCTGACATCTTTCCCACCGGGTATCAGGGCGCGGAGAATTGCGACATCAAGCCGGGCCAGGTCATTGCAATCTGGGGTTGCGGACCCGTCGGCCAGTTCGCCATCCGCTCGGCCTACATGCTCGGCGCCGGGCACGTCATCGCCATCGATCGTTTCCCCGAGCGCCTGCAACTTGCCGCAAAAGCCAACGCCGAGGTGCTGAATTACGAGGAAGTTCCCGACCTGATCGACGCCCTCAAAACCCTGACAGGCGGTCGCGGCCCCGACGCCTGCATCGACGCGGTCGGCATGGAAGCTCACGGTCACTCCATGGATGCCTATATGGATGAAGCCAAACAGAAAGTGAAGCTCACCTTCGATCGCCCCGTCGCGTTGCGCCAGATGATGCAGGTCTGCCGCAAGGGCGGCATCATCTCAATACCCGGCGTCTACGGTGGTTTCCTCGACAAGGTTCCCATGGGCGCGGCGTTCGCCAAGGGTCTCACGTTCCGCATGGGCCAGACCCACATGATCAAGTACCTGCAACCCCTGCTCGATCGCATTCAAAACGGCGACATCGATCCTTCTGAGATCATCAGTCACCGTGTCGCAATCGACCGGGCGGCGGACATGTACGAGATCTTCTGCAACAAGGAAGACCACTGCACCAAGGTCGTGCTCGACCCCTGGGCCACCGCCGCTGCGGCGTAG
- the purM gene encoding phosphoribosylformylglycinamidine cyclo-ligase: MENTITYADAGVDIEKANRTKQRIKYLAHKTFNKSVLSEIGGFGGLFEVDKKKFKDPVLVSSVDGVGTKLKVAFEMNLHHTIGGDLVNHCVNDIAVQGATPLFFMDYLAVGKLEMETAEKIVAGVAEACKHNGCALIGGETAEMPGFYPPGEYDLAGFIVGVVEKDRVITGKAVQVGDILMGLPSTGLHTNGYSLARKLLFSVARYSPETYVNEIKDKVGAALMKQHKSYWPIVRRMLDAEAVSGMAHITGGGITENLPRVLPKGFGAVVEMGTWPVPPIFEHMQKLGNIEHAEMMRTFNMGIGMILIVNPKKFKKAQSILERIGEKGYVIGRIVKGDRKVQYS, translated from the coding sequence ATGGAAAACACAATCACCTATGCCGATGCTGGTGTAGACATCGAGAAGGCCAATCGCACCAAGCAGCGCATCAAATACCTCGCTCATAAGACATTTAACAAGAGCGTTCTCAGCGAAATCGGCGGTTTCGGCGGCCTCTTCGAAGTAGACAAGAAGAAATTCAAGGACCCGGTCCTGGTCTCCAGTGTTGACGGCGTCGGCACGAAGCTCAAAGTCGCCTTCGAGATGAACCTGCACCACACCATCGGCGGCGACCTCGTCAATCACTGTGTCAACGACATCGCCGTGCAGGGTGCCACTCCGCTGTTCTTCATGGATTACCTCGCCGTCGGTAAACTCGAGATGGAAACGGCCGAGAAGATCGTCGCCGGTGTCGCCGAAGCCTGCAAACACAATGGCTGCGCCCTGATCGGCGGTGAAACCGCCGAAATGCCCGGCTTCTATCCGCCCGGCGAATATGATCTCGCAGGGTTCATCGTCGGCGTCGTCGAAAAAGACCGCGTCATTACCGGCAAGGCGGTCCAGGTCGGCGATATCCTTATGGGCCTTCCTTCAACAGGCCTTCACACGAACGGCTACTCGCTAGCCCGGAAGCTGCTGTTCAGCGTCGCCCGTTACTCGCCGGAGACTTACGTCAACGAAATTAAGGACAAGGTCGGCGCCGCGCTCATGAAACAGCACAAGTCTTATTGGCCGATCGTTCGCCGCATGCTGGACGCCGAGGCCGTCAGCGGGATGGCCCATATCACCGGGGGCGGCATCACAGAAAACCTGCCCCGCGTGCTCCCGAAGGGCTTCGGCGCGGTCGTAGAAATGGGGACATGGCCCGTTCCCCCGATCTTCGAACACATGCAGAAGCTCGGCAATATCGAGCACGCCGAAATGATGCGAACCTTCAACATGGGGATCGGCATGATCCTCATCGTCAACCCGAAGAAGTTCAAGAAAGCTCAATCCATCCTTGAACGGATCGGCGAAAAAGGTTACGTCATCGGCCGCATCGTGAAGGGCGACCGCAAGGTGCAATACAGCTAA